The following proteins are encoded in a genomic region of Dioscorea cayenensis subsp. rotundata cultivar TDr96_F1 chromosome 8, TDr96_F1_v2_PseudoChromosome.rev07_lg8_w22 25.fasta, whole genome shotgun sequence:
- the LOC120267543 gene encoding acetamidase-like — translation MEWNEREKKLFDSGSLAPETVLACPPTAEGWLLGMIKEGSSVWEKIVNEAARTIPGRENGGNCDIKNLSRGSKVYLPVFFDGANLSTGDMHFSQGDGEVSFCGAIEMSGFL, via the exons ATGGAATGGaatgaaagagagaaaaaattgtTTGACAGTGGAAGTCTTGCACCAGAAACCGTATTAGCCTGCCCACCGACTGCGGAAGGTTGGCTCCTTGGAATG ATCAAAGAAGGAAGTTCTGTATGGGAAAAGATTGTGAATGAGGCTGCAAGGACGATCCCGGGAAGAGAAAATGGCGGAAATTGTGATATCAAAAACCTCAGTAGAGGTTCAAAAGTATACCTTCCAGTGTTTTTCGATGGCGCGAATCTAAGTACAGGTGACATGCACTTCTCTCAGGGTGATGGTGAAGTTTCATTCTGTGGAGCAATAGAAATGAGTGGATTCCTTTAA
- the LOC120267541 gene encoding uncharacterized protein LOC120267541: MWRFTPSSKDETVDKLRGYPKPANVNLDCSDDEVSSYSAGEEWLECPICWESFNVVENVPYVLWCGHTLCKNCVLGLQWSVVKLPTIPVQLPFFVTCPWCNLLSFRLIYKGELKFPCKNYFLLWMIESMNGERETSHSSFSVGHQSVWNSSISNASGSATGQRHILRRAPRLVHTENARRNPDNARRVSEYLNMERIHRSLRKSLVFFVHMTAKFPLVIIFLIIVVYAIPASAAILALYVLVTILFALPSFLMLYFAYPSLDWLVREILN; encoded by the coding sequence ATGTGGAGGTTTACTCCAAGTTCTAAAGATGAAACTGTGGACAAGTTGAGGGGCTATCCCAAGCCTGCAAATGTAAACCTTGATTGTTCTGATGATGAGGTTTCTTCCTACTCTGCTGGTGAAGAATGGCTCGAATGCCCAATTTGCTGGGAGTCCTTTAATGTGGTAGAAAATGTGCCCTATGTCTTGTGGTGTGGTCACACTCTCTGCAAGAATTGTGTTCTGGGTCTTCAGTGGTCTGTTGTGAAGCTTCCGACTATCCCTGTCCAGCTACCCTTCTTCGTGACCTGTCCTTGGTGCAATCTACTCTCCTTCCGGCTGATATACAAGGGTGAGCTCAAGTTTCCCTGTAAGAATTACTTCCTACTTTGGATGATTGAGAGCATGAACGGTGAAAGGGAGACTTCTCACTCTTCATTTAGTGTAGGCCACCAATCAGTCTGGAATTCTAGTATCAGCAATGCATCAGGCAGTGCCACTGGCCAGCGCCATATTTTAAGAAGGGCCCCTAGACTCGTTCACACAGAAAATGCCCGGAGGAACCCAGATAATGCAAGACGTGTGTCTGAATACCTGAACATGGAAAGAATCCACCGTTCCTTACGCAAGTCTCTGGTTTTCTTTGTGCACATGACAGCCAAGTTCCCACTTGTCATCATATTCCTCATAATTGTCGTATATGCCATACCTGCTAGTGCTGCCATCTTGGCCTTGTATGTCCTTGTGACAATCTTGTTTGCGTTGCCTTCCTTCTTGATGCTATACTTTGCGTATCCTAGTTTGGATTGGCTCGTTCGAGAAATTCTCAATTGA